A window from Synechococcus sp. UW179A encodes these proteins:
- a CDS encoding endonuclease MutS2 produces MSALEETLELLEWPRLCQHLSSFTSTHQGRRHCCQGSLPASLPESLNLQARTQEMASLDGLLDGGLSFQGVADLDMILLRCSKGGVASGEELLAVAETLGASRRLRRQIDDPELRPVCTALLADVATLPELEQRLKFAIEEGGRVADRASAALEGLRRQWQELRSRRRDKLQDVIRRWSAHLQDTVIAERNGRPVLAVKAGAGGQCPGMVHDSSASGSTVFVEPKSVVDLGNRLADLDGRIREEEQRVLAELSAAVAEQVDSLLALMKVLLHLDSALARGRYGQWLGAVPPQLEAVSDAPFRLQNLRHPLLVWQERKEQGPAVVPVSIDVSPSLRVVAITGPNTGGKTVTLKSLGLAALMARAGLWLPCSGCPTLPWCAQVLADIGDEQSLQQSLSTFSGHVKRIGRILEAIGSGPAPALVLLDEVGAGTDPSEGSALATALLRELADRARLTVATTHFGELKALKYSDSRFENASVAFDSETLSPTYHLLWGIPGRSNALAIATRLGLDADVIDQARSLLSPRGDGEANTVIRGLEEQRQRQQAAAEDAAALLARTELLHEELLKRWETQKQHSAERQERGRQRLESSIRSGQKEVRQLIRRLRDDQADGETARKAGQRLRKLEDRHRPEQERRQHSGWRPEVGDRIRVLALGKAAEVMAVSDDGLQLNVRCGVMRSTVELSAVESLDGRKPEPPAPVVQIKARRGSGAAEVRTSRNTIDVRGMRVHEAEAAVDDVLRGANGPVWVIHGIGTGRLKRGLRDWLASLAYVERVLDAEQADGGAGCSVVWVR; encoded by the coding sequence ATGTCCGCTCTTGAGGAAACACTGGAGCTGCTCGAGTGGCCGCGCCTCTGTCAGCATCTTTCCAGCTTCACCAGCACGCACCAGGGGCGACGTCACTGCTGCCAAGGCTCACTGCCGGCATCTCTTCCTGAAAGCCTCAATCTTCAGGCGAGAACCCAGGAGATGGCAAGTCTGGACGGTCTTTTAGATGGAGGTCTGAGCTTCCAGGGAGTGGCTGATCTCGACATGATCCTGCTGCGTTGCAGCAAGGGAGGTGTTGCCTCGGGTGAAGAGCTGCTCGCCGTGGCCGAAACCTTGGGCGCATCTCGTCGTCTGCGCCGACAGATCGATGACCCTGAGCTGAGGCCGGTTTGCACTGCTCTGCTCGCTGATGTAGCCACCCTGCCGGAGCTGGAACAACGTCTCAAGTTCGCCATTGAGGAAGGAGGTCGTGTGGCTGATCGCGCCAGTGCTGCGCTGGAGGGCCTGCGTCGGCAATGGCAGGAGCTGCGTTCACGCAGACGCGACAAGTTGCAGGATGTGATCAGGCGCTGGTCAGCACACCTTCAGGACACTGTGATCGCTGAGCGGAATGGACGACCTGTGCTGGCTGTGAAGGCGGGAGCTGGTGGCCAATGTCCTGGCATGGTTCATGACAGTTCCGCCTCGGGCAGCACAGTATTCGTGGAGCCCAAGTCGGTGGTCGATCTGGGCAATCGGTTGGCGGATCTTGACGGCAGGATCCGTGAGGAGGAGCAGCGCGTTCTCGCCGAACTCAGTGCTGCTGTGGCGGAACAGGTCGATAGTTTGCTCGCCTTGATGAAGGTGCTGTTGCATCTGGATTCGGCGCTGGCCCGAGGTCGTTACGGCCAATGGCTCGGTGCTGTCCCCCCTCAGCTCGAGGCTGTCAGCGATGCTCCGTTCAGGCTTCAGAATCTCCGCCATCCTCTGCTGGTTTGGCAGGAGCGCAAAGAGCAGGGCCCAGCGGTGGTTCCTGTCAGCATTGATGTCTCACCTTCTCTGAGGGTGGTTGCGATTACAGGTCCGAACACCGGAGGCAAGACCGTCACGCTGAAGAGTCTTGGCCTCGCTGCACTGATGGCGCGTGCCGGCCTCTGGCTCCCCTGTAGTGGTTGTCCAACCCTGCCTTGGTGCGCCCAGGTTCTTGCTGACATTGGCGATGAGCAATCACTGCAGCAGAGCTTGTCCACCTTCAGTGGCCATGTGAAGCGCATTGGTCGCATCCTGGAGGCCATTGGTTCGGGTCCAGCTCCTGCTCTCGTGCTGCTTGATGAAGTGGGAGCTGGGACCGATCCAAGCGAGGGAAGTGCTCTGGCTACTGCTCTGCTTCGGGAGCTGGCCGATCGGGCCAGGCTCACCGTGGCGACGACCCACTTTGGTGAGCTCAAGGCTCTCAAGTACAGCGATTCCCGTTTCGAAAATGCATCGGTCGCTTTCGATAGTGAAACCCTCTCTCCGACGTATCACCTGCTCTGGGGAATTCCCGGTCGAAGCAATGCTCTCGCCATCGCGACGCGGCTTGGTCTTGATGCCGATGTGATCGATCAGGCTCGCAGCCTTCTCTCACCACGCGGTGATGGAGAGGCCAACACCGTGATTCGTGGTCTTGAGGAACAGCGTCAGCGTCAGCAGGCGGCTGCCGAGGATGCCGCTGCCCTTTTGGCGCGTACTGAATTACTGCATGAAGAGCTGCTGAAGCGCTGGGAGACACAGAAGCAACACTCCGCTGAACGACAGGAACGGGGCAGGCAGCGCCTCGAGAGCTCCATTCGCTCAGGGCAGAAGGAAGTGCGTCAGCTGATCCGCCGTCTCCGTGATGATCAGGCCGATGGTGAAACGGCACGGAAGGCCGGTCAGCGTTTGCGCAAGCTGGAGGACCGTCATCGACCTGAGCAAGAGCGACGACAGCATTCCGGTTGGCGCCCTGAGGTGGGTGATCGTATCCGTGTGCTGGCACTCGGCAAAGCTGCCGAGGTGATGGCTGTCTCCGACGATGGCTTGCAGCTGAACGTGCGCTGCGGGGTGATGCGCAGCACCGTTGAGCTCTCGGCTGTGGAGAGTCTTGATGGACGCAAGCCTGAGCCCCCGGCACCAGTCGTTCAGATCAAGGCTCGTCGAGGTAGCGGCGCTGCTGAGGTGCGGACCTCCCGCAACACCATTGATGTGCGTGGCATGCGTGTACATGAGGCTGAGGCGGCTGTTGATGACGTTCTGCGTGGCGCCAATGGACCTGTTTGGGTGATCCATGGCATCGGCACCGGTCGCCTGAAACGTGGCTTGCGCGACTGGTTGGCTTCACTGGCTTACGTCGAGCGTGTGCTGGATGCCGAGCAGGCTGATGGCGGCGCCGGATGCAGTGTGGTCTGGGTGCGCTGA
- a CDS encoding ABC transporter ATP-binding protein: MAGVRFEALSKSYRGRGGENPVEVIRDLSLSIEDGEFLVLVGPSGCGKSTLLRLMAGLETPSSGEILVGKQAVTQLRPAKRNVAMVFQSYALYPHLSVRDNLGFGLRRSHRRSAMEQLHDQLHRSTRELPRLLQVRSEREAKVEHRVLEVAHSLELDPLLDRRPKELSGGQKQRVALGRAMARQPDVFLMDEPLSNLDAKLRGSTRNRIVDLQRKLGTTTLYVTHDQVEAMTMGHRIAVLNQGRLQQLGTPMELYRWPSNLFVAQFIGSPPMNVLPVQVGRSQTLQLGERRMSVEGPLAIALEGLEGRQLNGGIRPEDLRVAPATNRNLQANVSHSEVLGNEQLITCKLLDGDHLVQVRADPSLRAMPGSRIHLDADPRGWRLFDDQGNAIPMPIPPSERDEAPVLPDLS; this comes from the coding sequence TTGGCCGGCGTTCGCTTCGAGGCGCTCAGCAAGAGCTACCGAGGTCGTGGTGGTGAAAACCCCGTTGAGGTGATTCGTGATCTCTCACTATCGATTGAAGATGGCGAATTTCTGGTTCTGGTCGGTCCTTCCGGCTGCGGCAAGAGCACGTTGCTCAGGTTGATGGCAGGCCTTGAGACACCCAGCTCCGGTGAAATCCTGGTGGGGAAGCAGGCCGTAACCCAGCTGAGACCTGCCAAGCGCAATGTGGCGATGGTGTTCCAGAGCTATGCGCTCTATCCGCATCTCAGCGTTCGCGACAACCTGGGGTTTGGACTGCGTCGCAGCCACCGCCGTAGTGCCATGGAGCAGCTCCATGACCAGTTGCATCGCAGCACACGCGAACTTCCCCGCCTGCTTCAGGTTCGATCTGAACGGGAAGCGAAGGTGGAACATCGGGTGCTGGAAGTAGCCCACTCCCTCGAGTTGGATCCGCTGCTGGATCGACGACCCAAGGAGCTGTCCGGTGGTCAAAAACAACGCGTGGCCCTCGGGCGAGCCATGGCGCGGCAGCCGGATGTCTTTCTGATGGATGAACCGCTGAGCAATCTCGATGCAAAGCTGCGCGGCAGCACCCGCAATCGCATCGTGGACCTTCAGCGAAAGCTGGGTACCACCACCCTGTACGTGACCCACGATCAGGTGGAGGCGATGACCATGGGTCACCGGATCGCCGTACTCAATCAGGGTCGGCTTCAGCAGCTGGGCACACCGATGGAGCTCTACCGCTGGCCATCAAACCTGTTTGTTGCCCAATTCATCGGCAGCCCACCCATGAATGTTCTGCCAGTCCAGGTGGGTCGCAGCCAGACACTCCAGCTGGGTGAACGACGGATGAGCGTGGAGGGTCCACTCGCCATTGCACTCGAAGGCCTCGAGGGGAGACAGCTCAATGGCGGAATCCGTCCGGAAGATCTCCGGGTGGCACCTGCCACCAACCGAAACCTTCAGGCAAACGTCAGTCACAGCGAAGTGTTGGGAAATGAGCAGCTGATTACCTGCAAGCTGCTCGATGGCGATCACTTGGTGCAGGTAAGGGCCGATCCAAGCCTTAGAGCAATGCCAGGCAGTCGCATTCATCTGGATGCTGATCCGCGTGGATGGCGCCTATTTGACGACCAGGGGAACGCGATTCCCATGCCAATACCCCCATCAGAACGAGACGAGGCACCAGTGCTTCCCGATCTGAGCTGA
- the obgE gene encoding GTPase ObgE translates to MQFIDQALITVRGGRGGDGIVAFRREKYVPAGGPSGGDGGHGSHVILEADSNLQTLLDFKYKRLFAGTDGRRGGPNRCTGASGQPLVIHVPCGTEVRHLTTGILMGDLTAPGDQLMVAFGGRGGLGNAHYLSNRNRAPEKCTEGRDGEEWPLQLELKLLAEVGIIGLPNAGKSTLISVLSAARPKIADYPFTTLVPNLGVVRRPSGDGTVFADIPGLIAGAAQGAGLGHDFLRHIERTRLLIHVVDGGADDPLGDLQVVEKELEAYGHGLVDRQRLLVVNKLELLDESRRDELAAALEHMSGRTPLLISAVMGQGLKELLNQVWVELGV, encoded by the coding sequence GTGCAGTTCATCGACCAGGCGCTCATCACCGTCCGTGGCGGCCGTGGCGGTGATGGCATCGTGGCCTTCCGTCGTGAAAAGTACGTCCCAGCTGGTGGTCCCTCAGGAGGTGATGGGGGGCATGGATCCCACGTGATCCTGGAGGCTGACTCGAATCTCCAGACGTTGCTGGATTTCAAGTACAAGCGCTTGTTTGCTGGAACTGACGGTCGCCGTGGCGGTCCCAATCGCTGCACCGGTGCGTCCGGTCAACCTCTGGTTATTCACGTCCCCTGCGGCACGGAGGTGCGACATCTCACCACGGGAATCCTCATGGGTGATTTGACCGCGCCTGGGGATCAGCTCATGGTGGCGTTCGGAGGCCGCGGCGGTCTGGGAAACGCCCACTATCTGAGCAACCGCAACCGTGCTCCTGAAAAGTGCACCGAGGGCCGTGATGGAGAGGAGTGGCCTCTCCAACTCGAATTGAAGCTGCTGGCAGAGGTCGGAATCATCGGTCTGCCCAATGCAGGCAAAAGCACCCTGATCAGCGTCTTGTCCGCAGCCCGTCCCAAGATCGCCGACTATCCCTTCACCACGTTGGTGCCGAATCTCGGTGTTGTGCGCCGTCCGAGCGGTGATGGCACGGTCTTCGCTGATATCCCTGGCCTGATTGCCGGTGCGGCCCAGGGAGCCGGACTCGGACATGATTTCCTCCGTCATATCGAGCGCACTCGTTTACTCATTCACGTGGTGGATGGCGGCGCGGATGATCCCTTGGGTGATCTGCAAGTGGTGGAGAAAGAGCTCGAGGCTTATGGCCATGGGCTGGTGGATCGCCAGCGCTTGCTTGTGGTCAACAAACTTGAGCTTCTGGATGAGTCACGTCGCGACGAATTGGCGGCTGCCCTGGAACACATGAGTGGTCGAACCCCACTGTTGATTTCAGCGGTGATGGGTCAAGGACTCAAAGAGCTGTTGAATCAGGTCTGGGTGGAGCTTGGCGTCTGA